A genome region from Corynebacterium uberis includes the following:
- the prmC gene encoding peptide chain release factor N(5)-glutamine methyltransferase yields the protein MTPEWLREAAATLAAAGVASPLVDARLIAAHLLGCGALEVGLRAGERPPAGFAEAIQRRASREPLQYILGVAPFGPLDLAVGPGVFIPRPETEVLADWAVRALGGVDKPLVVDLCTGSGALAAYIAHAVPDAHVIAVERSPHACAYARRNLAPYEGRVTLLEADATDPSVLEHWHGQAHVVVTNPPYVPETPDLDPEVYCDPHDAVFAGADGLTVIPALREPIARVLRPGGAVGIEHDDSTATQVRDLLAAHGDFCQLAHVKDLSGRSRFVTAVRV from the coding sequence GTGACCCCTGAATGGCTGCGTGAGGCGGCAGCAACCCTCGCCGCCGCAGGCGTTGCTAGCCCGCTTGTCGACGCCCGCCTCATCGCCGCCCATCTCCTCGGGTGCGGTGCGCTGGAAGTAGGTCTGCGCGCAGGCGAGCGCCCGCCCGCCGGCTTCGCCGAGGCCATCCAGCGGCGCGCCAGCCGGGAGCCACTCCAGTACATCCTGGGCGTGGCGCCCTTCGGCCCGCTCGATCTTGCGGTGGGCCCCGGGGTGTTCATCCCGCGTCCGGAAACGGAGGTGCTGGCTGATTGGGCGGTGCGGGCGCTGGGGGGCGTCGATAAGCCCCTCGTAGTTGACCTGTGTACCGGGTCGGGCGCGCTGGCCGCCTACATTGCCCACGCCGTGCCGGATGCCCACGTCATCGCCGTGGAGCGCTCCCCGCACGCCTGCGCGTATGCGCGGCGCAACCTTGCCCCCTACGAGGGAAGGGTGACCCTGCTTGAGGCAGACGCCACCGACCCTTCTGTTTTGGAGCACTGGCACGGCCAGGCCCACGTGGTGGTGACCAACCCGCCCTACGTCCCGGAGACACCTGACCTCGACCCGGAGGTCTACTGCGACCCCCATGACGCCGTCTTTGCCGGGGCCGATGGCCTGACCGTGATTCCGGCGCTGCGAGAACCCATCGCGCGCGTGCTGCGCCCTGGCGGGGCAGTGGGCATAGAACACGATGACTCCACGGCGACCCAGGTGCGCGACCTCCTCGCAGCACACGGCGATTTTTGTCAATTGGCGCACGTCAAGGACTTGAGCGGGCGGTCGCGCTTTGTCACCGCGGTGCGCGTATAA
- a CDS encoding MraY family glycosyltransferase: MGSGAAGVPLRELGLVILVAAVITYLCTGLVRYLMLRTGRIAEIRKRDVHTQPTPRLGGVAMYTGFTAAIFLANQLPALTRGFMPVTPEMTAVIWASLVIVVVGIIDDLYELDALTKLGGQILGAIVMSVLGLSWTLLYIPVRDGTTVVLDQFQSTVLTAIFTVLLVNAINFVDGLDGLAAGLGLIAGGAILVFSLTVLHDQGGAVSAYPPAIIASGLVGMCVGFLPHNFEPSRIFMGDSGSMLIGLLLAAASTSASGKINMSLYGAADMVALMSPIIVVAAAVFIPVLDLVMAVVRRVSKGRSPFSADRMHLHHRLLSLGHTHRRTVLVLYLWVSVVAFGAVSFSFVPGVVAVGGMVVALVGAFIATLIPLRHGKLGRHARGR; encoded by the coding sequence ATGGGCAGCGGGGCCGCCGGCGTCCCGCTGCGTGAACTGGGCCTGGTCATCTTAGTCGCGGCGGTGATTACCTACCTGTGCACCGGCCTGGTGCGCTACCTCATGCTGCGCACGGGCCGGATCGCGGAGATCCGCAAGCGCGACGTGCATACCCAGCCCACCCCGCGACTGGGCGGGGTGGCCATGTATACCGGCTTTACCGCCGCGATCTTCCTGGCCAACCAACTGCCGGCCTTGACCCGCGGCTTCATGCCGGTCACCCCAGAGATGACGGCGGTGATTTGGGCGAGTCTGGTCATCGTCGTGGTGGGAATCATCGATGACCTCTACGAGCTGGACGCGCTGACCAAGCTCGGCGGGCAGATCCTCGGCGCGATCGTCATGAGCGTGCTGGGGCTGAGTTGGACGCTGCTCTACATCCCGGTTCGCGATGGCACGACGGTGGTCCTGGACCAGTTCCAGTCCACGGTGCTTACCGCAATCTTTACGGTTCTGCTGGTCAACGCCATCAACTTCGTCGACGGGCTCGACGGCCTGGCGGCCGGCCTGGGGCTGATCGCCGGGGGTGCAATCCTGGTGTTCTCCTTAACGGTGCTGCACGATCAAGGCGGGGCGGTGTCTGCCTATCCGCCGGCGATCATCGCATCCGGCCTGGTGGGCATGTGCGTGGGATTCTTGCCGCACAACTTCGAGCCCTCGCGGATTTTCATGGGGGATTCGGGCTCGATGCTCATCGGCTTGCTGCTGGCCGCGGCGAGCACGTCGGCGTCGGGAAAGATCAATATGTCCCTGTACGGCGCGGCGGATATGGTCGCGTTGATGAGCCCCATCATCGTGGTCGCCGCGGCGGTGTTCATCCCGGTCCTGGATCTGGTCATGGCGGTGGTGCGCCGCGTGTCCAAGGGCCGCTCGCCGTTTTCCGCCGACCGGATGCACCTGCACCACCGGCTGTTGTCCTTAGGCCACACCCACCGCCGCACGGTGCTGGTGCTCTATCTGTGGGTGTCCGTGGTCGCATTCGGCGCGGTCTCCTTTTCCTTTGTCCCCGGGGTGGTCGCAGTGGGCGGCATGGTTGTGGCCCTGGTAGGGGCGTTTATTGCCACGCTTATTCCACTGCGCCACGGCAAACTCGGCCGCCATGCACGTGGTCGGTAG
- a CDS encoding F0F1 ATP synthase subunit B, with amino-acid sequence MKDVLYVLASESAEHLPMEEAVNPLLPKNYDLVWSLVCFIIILLVFWKFVLPKFQEVLSEREDRIQGGIQRAEAAQAEAKAALEKYNSQLSDARAEAAEIREQARERGKQIEAEIKEQATQESQRIVESGEKQLQASRQQVVSELRQEMGQTSISLAEKLLGGELSESSRQAGTIDSFLADLDSLATPVSAGK; translated from the coding sequence ATGAAGGACGTTCTCTACGTTCTGGCTTCCGAATCAGCGGAACACCTTCCCATGGAGGAAGCTGTCAACCCGCTGCTTCCGAAGAACTATGACCTCGTGTGGTCATTGGTGTGCTTCATCATTATCCTGCTGGTCTTTTGGAAGTTCGTTTTGCCGAAGTTCCAGGAGGTCCTCAGCGAACGTGAGGATCGCATTCAAGGCGGTATCCAGCGTGCTGAGGCTGCCCAAGCGGAGGCCAAGGCAGCGCTGGAGAAGTACAACTCCCAGCTGTCCGACGCCCGCGCAGAGGCCGCCGAGATCCGCGAGCAGGCGCGCGAGCGCGGCAAGCAGATCGAGGCTGAGATCAAGGAGCAGGCGACGCAGGAGTCGCAGCGCATCGTGGAAAGCGGTGAAAAGCAGCTGCAGGCTTCCCGCCAGCAAGTGGTCTCCGAGCTGCGTCAGGAGATGGGCCAGACCTCCATCTCGCTGGCAGAAAAGCTGCTCGGCGGCGAGCTGTCCGAGTCGTCCCGGCAGGCCGGGACTATTGACTCCTTCCTCGCCGACCTTGACTCCCTGGCAACGCCCGTTTCGGCAGGAAAGTGA
- a CDS encoding F0F1 ATP synthase subunit gamma — MANLRELRDRIRSVNSTKKITKAQEMIATSRITKAQARVQASVPYATEIQHVVERLAAASSLDHPMLHEREDGRRAAVLVVSSDRGMCGGYNHNVFKKAAELIKMLEEAGYEVVRYVTGGKGEGFYKFRGEKIAGAWTGFSQDPTWDSTHDVRRHMIDGFLAGSKAQAKSRNGLVGDEGDGIQGFDQVHVVYTEFESMLTQTARAHQLLPIEPVLHEVEFNPGEDLLDNTGEPTADYDFEPDADTLLGELLPKYVSRSLYSIFLESAAAESASRRTAMKSATDNATELVKDLSRVANQARQAQITQEITEIVGGAGALADSGESD, encoded by the coding sequence ATGGCTAATCTTCGCGAGCTGCGCGACCGCATTCGGTCCGTCAACTCCACCAAGAAGATCACCAAGGCGCAGGAGATGATCGCGACCTCGCGCATCACCAAGGCGCAGGCGCGCGTGCAGGCCTCGGTGCCGTATGCCACCGAGATTCAGCACGTCGTCGAGCGACTGGCCGCCGCCAGCTCCCTCGATCACCCCATGCTCCACGAGCGGGAGGACGGCCGTCGCGCCGCCGTGCTCGTGGTGTCGTCTGACCGCGGCATGTGTGGTGGATACAACCACAACGTGTTCAAGAAGGCTGCCGAGCTGATCAAGATGCTCGAAGAGGCCGGCTACGAGGTGGTCCGCTACGTCACCGGCGGCAAGGGCGAGGGCTTTTATAAGTTCCGCGGCGAGAAGATCGCCGGCGCCTGGACCGGGTTCTCCCAGGACCCCACCTGGGACTCCACCCACGATGTGCGCCGCCACATGATCGACGGTTTCCTGGCAGGCTCCAAGGCTCAGGCCAAGAGCCGCAACGGACTCGTCGGTGATGAGGGCGATGGCATCCAGGGCTTTGACCAGGTGCACGTGGTGTACACGGAGTTTGAGTCCATGCTCACGCAGACGGCTCGGGCGCACCAGTTGCTGCCCATTGAGCCGGTGCTCCATGAGGTGGAATTCAACCCGGGCGAGGACCTGCTGGACAACACCGGTGAGCCCACCGCTGACTATGACTTTGAGCCGGACGCAGACACGCTGCTTGGGGAGCTGCTGCCCAAGTATGTGTCGCGCTCGCTGTACTCGATTTTCCTCGAGTCGGCGGCCGCGGAGTCTGCATCCCGGCGCACGGCCATGAAGTCGGCGACGGATAACGCCACCGAGCTGGTCAAGGACCTCTCGCGCGTGGCTAACCAGGCCCGTCAGGCACAGATCACCCAGGAAATCACAGAGATCGTCGGTGGCGCGGGTGCGCTCGCCGATAGCGGAGAAAGCGACTGA
- a CDS encoding F0F1 ATP synthase subunit delta produces the protein MHAASREALAALSDQLDSQITTVAQAATVGTQLFDAVEVLDGDRQLRVAIADQAAPASARAGLVRDVFASAVAPETQQVLEAAVTQQWSTPRELRDGLVDLGRQALLVGARLDGKLETVESELFELARVLDREPELTALLSDKATDPERKRSLAASVLYGKVTMFTETLVLQAIGRPEFNPIDDVDALSERAAAVRGHTVARVTSASALSAQQTEALAQKLGQVYGTEISVHTVIDESLLGGLSVRVGDELIDGSIAAKIARLRADMARVS, from the coding sequence ATGCACGCAGCAAGCCGTGAAGCACTCGCAGCGTTGAGCGATCAGCTGGACTCCCAGATCACCACCGTCGCCCAGGCCGCCACCGTGGGCACGCAGCTTTTCGACGCCGTCGAGGTACTCGACGGTGATCGTCAGCTGCGCGTCGCCATCGCCGATCAAGCAGCGCCAGCTTCTGCTCGCGCTGGGTTGGTACGCGACGTCTTTGCCTCCGCAGTGGCCCCAGAGACGCAGCAGGTCCTGGAGGCCGCGGTGACCCAGCAGTGGTCCACCCCTCGCGAATTGCGCGACGGATTGGTTGACCTGGGCCGTCAGGCTCTGCTGGTGGGCGCCCGCTTGGACGGCAAGCTGGAGACCGTGGAAAGCGAGCTCTTCGAGCTCGCCCGCGTGCTGGACCGCGAGCCGGAGCTGACCGCGTTGCTTTCGGATAAGGCCACCGACCCCGAGCGGAAGCGCTCCCTGGCGGCCTCCGTGCTGTATGGCAAGGTCACCATGTTCACGGAGACGCTGGTGCTGCAGGCCATTGGCCGGCCCGAGTTCAACCCCATCGACGATGTGGATGCGCTCTCCGAGCGCGCAGCCGCAGTGCGGGGACACACCGTCGCGCGGGTGACGTCGGCAAGCGCCCTGTCTGCGCAGCAGACCGAAGCACTGGCACAGAAGCTCGGCCAGGTCTATGGCACCGAGATCTCCGTGCACACGGTCATCGACGAGTCGCTGCTGGGCGGGTTGAGCGTGCGGGTGGGTGATGAGCTTATCGACGGCTCCATCGCCGCCAAGATCGCACGCCTGCGCGCCGACATGGCGCGGGTGTCTTAA
- the atpA gene encoding F0F1 ATP synthase subunit alpha encodes MAELTISSDEIRSAIANYTSSFSAEASREEVGVVISTADGIAQVSGLPSVMANELLEFPGGVIGVAQNLEADRIGVVVLGNYESLKEGDEVKRTGEVLSIPVGDKFLGRVINPLGEPIDGLGPIEAEEERVLELQAPSVLQRKPVDEPMQTGIKAIDAMTPIGRGQRQLIIGDRKTGKTAVCIDTILNQKANWESGDKNKQVRCIYVAIGQKGSTIASVRRTLEERGALEYTTIVAAPASDSAGFKWLAPFSGAALGQHWMYQGNHVLVIYDDLTKQAEAYRAISLLLRRPPGREAYPGDVFYLHSRLLERAAKLSDDMGSGSMTALPIIETKANDVSAFIPTNVISITDGQVFLESDLFNQGIRPAINVGVSVSRVGGAAQTKGMKKVAGSLRLDLAAYRDLEAFATFASDLDAASKAQLERGQRLVELLKQPESSPQPVEYQMISIWLAGEGVFDDVPVEDVRRYEAELQEHLRATQPQVYEQIDGGAALSDESKQTLLKANEEFRSSFQTTDGTPVINEPEVDALDAAQVSKNQLNVNRKKSDA; translated from the coding sequence ATGGCGGAGCTGACGATCTCCTCCGATGAGATCCGTAGCGCGATAGCGAACTACACCTCGAGCTTCTCCGCGGAGGCCTCCCGTGAGGAGGTCGGCGTGGTCATCTCCACCGCTGACGGCATTGCCCAGGTTTCGGGCCTGCCGTCCGTGATGGCCAATGAGCTGCTGGAGTTCCCCGGCGGCGTCATCGGCGTCGCGCAGAACCTCGAGGCCGACCGCATCGGCGTCGTGGTGCTGGGCAACTACGAGTCCCTCAAGGAGGGCGACGAGGTCAAGCGGACAGGCGAAGTCCTGTCCATCCCGGTCGGAGACAAGTTCCTCGGCCGCGTGATTAACCCCCTGGGCGAGCCGATCGACGGCCTGGGCCCCATCGAGGCCGAGGAAGAGCGCGTGCTCGAGCTGCAGGCACCATCCGTGCTGCAGCGCAAGCCCGTCGATGAGCCCATGCAGACCGGCATCAAGGCCATCGACGCGATGACCCCCATCGGTCGCGGCCAGCGTCAGCTGATCATCGGCGACCGCAAGACCGGCAAGACCGCGGTGTGCATTGACACCATCTTGAACCAGAAGGCCAACTGGGAATCCGGCGACAAGAACAAGCAGGTGCGCTGCATCTACGTCGCCATTGGCCAAAAGGGTTCCACCATCGCCTCGGTGCGCCGCACCCTGGAGGAGCGCGGTGCCCTGGAGTACACCACGATCGTGGCGGCCCCGGCCTCTGACTCCGCTGGCTTTAAGTGGCTGGCGCCCTTCTCCGGCGCGGCCCTGGGCCAGCACTGGATGTACCAGGGCAACCACGTCCTGGTCATCTACGATGATCTGACCAAGCAGGCGGAGGCGTACCGCGCCATTTCGCTGCTGCTGCGTCGCCCGCCGGGACGCGAGGCTTACCCCGGCGACGTGTTCTACCTGCACTCCCGTCTGCTGGAGCGCGCGGCCAAGCTCTCCGATGACATGGGCTCCGGTTCGATGACCGCACTGCCGATCATTGAGACCAAGGCCAATGACGTCTCCGCGTTCATTCCCACCAACGTCATCTCCATTACGGATGGCCAGGTCTTCCTTGAGTCTGACCTGTTCAACCAGGGCATTCGCCCGGCCATCAACGTCGGTGTGTCCGTCTCCCGCGTCGGTGGCGCCGCCCAGACCAAGGGCATGAAGAAGGTCGCAGGCTCCCTGCGTCTGGACCTGGCCGCCTACCGCGACCTGGAGGCTTTTGCCACCTTCGCGTCTGACCTGGACGCCGCGTCCAAGGCTCAGCTCGAGCGTGGCCAGCGCCTCGTCGAGCTGCTCAAGCAGCCGGAGAGCTCCCCGCAGCCCGTGGAATACCAGATGATCTCCATCTGGCTGGCTGGCGAAGGCGTCTTCGATGACGTTCCCGTCGAAGACGTTCGCCGCTACGAGGCCGAGCTGCAGGAGCACCTGCGCGCCACCCAGCCGCAGGTCTACGAGCAGATTGACGGCGGCGCCGCCCTGTCTGACGAGTCCAAGCAGACCCTGCTGAAGGCCAACGAGGAGTTCCGCTCCTCCTTCCAGACCACCGATGGCACCCCCGTGATCAACGAGCCCGAGGTGGACGCGCTGGATGCGGCGCAGGTGAGCAAGAACCAGCTCAACGTCAACCGCAAGAAGTCGGACGCGTAA
- a CDS encoding ATP synthase F0 subunit C, with translation MQEIILAADAVSQFKGFGAIGYGLAAIGPGVGIGILVGKALEGMARQPEMAGTLRTTMFLGIAFTEALALIGLVAGFLF, from the coding sequence ATGCAAGAAATCATCCTCGCCGCTGACGCTGTCTCGCAGTTCAAGGGCTTCGGCGCCATCGGCTACGGCCTCGCCGCCATCGGCCCGGGCGTGGGCATCGGCATCCTCGTGGGCAAGGCCCTCGAGGGCATGGCTCGCCAGCCCGAGATGGCCGGCACCCTGCGTACCACCATGTTCCTGGGCATCGCCTTCACCGAGGCCCTGGCCCTCATCGGCCTGGTCGCGGGCTTCCTGTTCTAG
- the atpB gene encoding F0F1 ATP synthase subunit A yields MKGEFHSPSLDHEFFPGESFGDFVLHDVAGGWFALDRLMFVRLLMAAIVAIFFVLAMRNPKVVPSGLQNVGEICLDFVRVHIAEEILGRKEGRRFLPFLTTVFFLVFAMNLPSVIPGLNVSPNARIGMPLVLALVGYVIFIYAGAKRYGFFKYMKSSLVIPNLPWALHFLVVPIEFFSTFILRPATLTIRLMANMLAGHLILVLLFSATNFFFWQMNGWTALAPATLLAALAFSLFELLVIFLQAYIFALLSAVYIELSLHADEH; encoded by the coding sequence ATGAAGGGTGAGTTCCACTCTCCTTCATTGGATCACGAATTCTTCCCGGGAGAGTCCTTTGGCGACTTCGTGCTACACGACGTCGCTGGAGGCTGGTTCGCACTCGACCGTCTGATGTTCGTTCGCCTGTTGATGGCGGCGATTGTTGCAATCTTCTTCGTCCTGGCTATGCGCAACCCCAAGGTTGTGCCGTCGGGGCTGCAGAATGTGGGCGAGATTTGCCTGGACTTTGTGCGGGTGCACATCGCTGAGGAGATCCTCGGGCGTAAGGAGGGGCGCCGCTTCCTGCCTTTCCTGACCACCGTCTTCTTCCTCGTTTTCGCGATGAACCTGCCGTCGGTCATTCCGGGCCTCAACGTGTCACCCAATGCGCGCATTGGTATGCCGTTGGTGCTCGCCCTCGTGGGTTACGTGATCTTCATCTACGCCGGAGCGAAGCGCTACGGCTTTTTTAAGTACATGAAGTCCTCGCTGGTGATCCCCAACCTTCCGTGGGCTCTCCACTTCCTGGTGGTCCCCATCGAGTTCTTTTCCACTTTCATTCTGCGTCCGGCCACGCTCACCATCCGTTTGATGGCGAATATGCTGGCCGGTCACCTGATTCTGGTGCTGCTGTTCTCCGCCACTAACTTCTTCTTCTGGCAGATGAATGGCTGGACGGCATTGGCACCGGCAACGCTGCTCGCCGCTTTGGCATTCTCGCTGTTCGAGCTCCTGGTCATTTTCTTGCAGGCGTACATTTTCGCCCTGCTTTCGGCCGTGTACATCGAGCTGTCGCTGCATGCTGACGAACACTGA
- the prfA gene encoding peptide chain release factor 1: MSDQVSAVDDVLSEYMGIEAQMADPEIIGDQDQFRKLSKRYNQLQPTVTVARELEQVRADLAEARELAHEDREFAAEAERLSAREVELEESLADLLAPRDPHDGDDIIMEIKAGAGGEEAALFAGDLVRMYEKYADKHGFTYEVLGLSESDLGGVKDMTLSFRSKGNSPDGAWSVFKFEGGVHRVQRVPVTESQGRIQTSSAGVLVYPEPDEVEQVEIDDKDIRVDVYRSSGKGGQGVNTTDSAVRITHEPTGLVVTCQKERSQIQNKARALQVLAARLQQMREEEADAAAAEGRHAQVRTMDRSERIRTYNWPENRISDHRIGFKANNLDQVLDGNLDDLFTALQAAERAERLEAQ; encoded by the coding sequence ATGAGCGATCAGGTATCCGCCGTCGATGACGTGCTCTCCGAGTACATGGGCATTGAGGCCCAGATGGCTGACCCGGAGATCATTGGAGATCAGGACCAGTTCCGCAAGCTGTCCAAGCGCTATAACCAGCTGCAGCCCACCGTCACCGTGGCGCGTGAGCTGGAGCAGGTGCGCGCGGATCTGGCTGAGGCGCGGGAACTGGCCCATGAGGACCGCGAGTTTGCCGCCGAGGCTGAGCGTCTGTCAGCCCGCGAGGTCGAGCTCGAGGAGTCTCTGGCGGACCTGCTCGCCCCGCGCGATCCGCACGATGGTGATGACATCATCATGGAGATCAAGGCCGGCGCGGGCGGGGAGGAAGCCGCCCTGTTCGCCGGGGATCTGGTGCGCATGTATGAGAAGTACGCGGACAAGCACGGCTTCACCTATGAGGTGTTGGGCCTGTCCGAGTCTGACCTCGGCGGCGTCAAGGACATGACCTTGTCCTTCCGGTCGAAGGGCAACTCGCCCGACGGTGCGTGGTCCGTGTTCAAGTTTGAGGGCGGCGTCCACCGCGTCCAGCGCGTGCCGGTCACCGAATCGCAGGGGCGCATCCAGACCTCCTCCGCGGGCGTGCTGGTCTACCCGGAGCCGGATGAGGTCGAGCAGGTGGAGATCGACGACAAGGACATCCGCGTCGACGTCTACCGCTCGTCTGGCAAGGGCGGCCAGGGCGTCAACACCACTGACTCCGCGGTGCGCATCACCCACGAGCCCACGGGCCTGGTGGTGACCTGCCAGAAGGAGCGCTCGCAGATCCAGAACAAGGCCCGCGCCCTGCAGGTGTTGGCCGCCCGGCTGCAGCAGATGCGCGAGGAAGAAGCCGATGCTGCCGCCGCCGAAGGCCGCCACGCCCAGGTGCGCACCATGGACCGCTCCGAGCGCATCCGCACCTACAACTGGCCGGAGAATCGCATCTCCGATCACCGCATCGGTTTTAAAGCCAACAACCTTGACCAGGTCCTCGATGGCAACCTCGACGACTTGTTCACCGCGCTGCAAGCCGCCGAGCGTGCCGAGCGCCTCGAGGCCCAGTGA
- the rho gene encoding transcription termination factor Rho — MGGSEQSSLATLRIPELRKLAADRGLKGVSGLRKGELIAAIEGRGARAPQPESTAGAAPHEPAQPREDHREDRPREEHRAQQSQPEGDRAEASESSRDNRDNRDSRDNQDHQDGQDGHYESRSAARRARRNRARAQQRGGDHRGGDQQNDGQGDSHREGGRGGRSDNRSQDRGDRGDRNDRNDRGDRGDRRGRRNRRGRRGRDRDFDNRDNNRDNGRENYRDSGAEERPEELQQVAGILDVVDANVAFVRTTGYHAASSDVFVPNQLIRRCGLRSGDAVVGQVRPGQLQTRGHGRNKQKYNNLLRVESINGLPVEEARNRPDFSKLTPLYPNKRLRLETEPKILTTRVIDLIMPIGKGQRALIVSPPKAGKTTILQNIANAISRNNPECYLMVVLVDERPEEVTDMQRSVNGEVIASTFDRPPSEHTAVAELAIERAKRLVEQGKDVVVLLDSITRLGRAYNNSSPASGRILSGGVDSNALYPPKRFLGAARNIENGGSLTIIATAMVETGSAGDTVIFEEFKGTGNAELKLDRKISERRVFPAVDVGPSGTRKDELLLAPEEARLVHKLRRILAALDNQQAIDLLIKQLKKTKSNGEFLMQVASSAPMAADKDDEEDYS; from the coding sequence GGGCGCGCGCGCCGCAGCCGGAATCCACCGCCGGTGCCGCCCCGCACGAGCCGGCACAGCCGCGCGAAGACCACCGCGAGGATCGGCCGCGCGAAGAGCACCGCGCCCAGCAGTCGCAGCCCGAAGGCGACCGCGCGGAGGCATCCGAATCCTCCCGGGACAACCGGGATAACCGTGATAGCCGGGACAATCAGGATCACCAGGACGGCCAGGACGGGCACTATGAGTCTCGGTCGGCGGCCCGACGTGCACGCCGCAACCGGGCCCGCGCCCAGCAGCGCGGCGGGGACCACCGCGGCGGGGACCAGCAAAACGACGGCCAAGGGGATTCCCACCGCGAGGGCGGACGCGGCGGGCGGTCGGACAACCGTTCCCAGGATCGTGGGGACCGCGGTGACCGCAACGATCGCAATGACCGTGGTGACCGGGGCGACCGGCGGGGCCGGCGCAACCGCCGGGGCCGGCGGGGCCGGGATCGGGACTTTGATAACCGGGACAACAACCGGGATAACGGCCGCGAGAACTACCGGGACTCCGGCGCAGAGGAGCGCCCGGAGGAGTTGCAGCAGGTCGCGGGCATTCTCGACGTCGTGGATGCCAACGTCGCCTTCGTGCGCACCACCGGCTACCACGCGGCGTCCTCGGATGTCTTCGTGCCCAACCAGCTCATTCGGCGCTGCGGACTGCGCAGCGGCGATGCCGTGGTGGGCCAGGTGCGCCCGGGCCAGCTGCAGACCCGCGGCCACGGCCGCAACAAGCAGAAGTACAACAACCTGCTGCGTGTGGAATCCATCAACGGCCTGCCCGTCGAGGAAGCCCGCAACCGTCCGGACTTTTCCAAGCTCACCCCGCTGTATCCCAATAAGCGGCTGCGCTTGGAGACTGAGCCGAAGATCCTGACCACCCGGGTCATCGATCTGATCATGCCCATCGGCAAGGGCCAGCGTGCACTGATTGTCTCCCCGCCGAAGGCCGGTAAGACGACGATCCTGCAAAACATTGCCAACGCGATCTCCCGGAACAATCCGGAGTGCTACCTCATGGTGGTGCTTGTCGACGAACGCCCCGAGGAAGTCACCGACATGCAGCGCAGCGTCAACGGGGAGGTCATTGCCTCCACGTTCGACCGCCCGCCGAGCGAGCACACCGCGGTGGCCGAGCTGGCCATCGAGCGTGCCAAGCGCCTGGTGGAGCAGGGCAAGGACGTTGTGGTGCTGCTGGATTCCATCACCCGTCTGGGCCGGGCGTACAACAACTCTTCGCCGGCATCCGGACGCATCCTGTCCGGTGGTGTGGATTCCAACGCCCTCTACCCGCCGAAGCGTTTCCTGGGTGCTGCCCGTAACATCGAAAACGGCGGTTCACTGACCATCATCGCCACCGCGATGGTGGAGACCGGCTCTGCCGGCGACACCGTGATCTTCGAGGAGTTCAAGGGCACCGGCAACGCGGAGCTGAAGCTGGACCGCAAGATCTCCGAGCGGCGGGTCTTCCCGGCCGTGGATGTCGGACCGTCCGGCACGCGGAAGGATGAGCTGCTGCTCGCCCCCGAGGAGGCCCGGCTGGTGCACAAGTTGCGCCGCATCCTGGCGGCCTTGGACAATCAGCAGGCCATTGACCTGTTGATCAAGCAGCTCAAGAAGACCAAGTCCAATGGGGAATTCCTCATGCAGGTCGCTTCCTCGGCGCCGATGGCCGCGGACAAGGACGATGAGGAGGACTATTCCTAA
- a CDS encoding L-threonylcarbamoyladenylate synthase produces MAQIANCLDAASRAASIPAAARAVAAGELVVLPTDTVYGLGADAFNNQAVAQLLATKRRGPDFPVPVLVGSWDTVQGLVAHYSPTLRTLVEAFWPGGLSVVVAQAPSLPWDLGDTRGTVMVRMPNHPVAVELLRQTGPMAVSSANLHGMAAPTSVESARQQLGDAVSVYLDGGEATIGQPSTIVDLSGDQPRVLRSGAVSAERIAEVLDIPVAALEAS; encoded by the coding sequence ATGGCCCAGATAGCCAACTGCCTGGATGCGGCGTCGCGCGCCGCCTCGATCCCAGCCGCCGCTCGCGCGGTCGCAGCCGGAGAGCTCGTGGTGCTGCCCACTGACACCGTCTACGGGCTGGGGGCAGACGCCTTTAATAACCAGGCGGTGGCTCAGCTGCTGGCCACCAAACGCCGGGGTCCGGACTTCCCGGTGCCTGTGCTCGTGGGGTCCTGGGACACCGTCCAGGGGCTCGTCGCGCACTACTCGCCGACGCTGCGCACCCTCGTCGAGGCGTTCTGGCCCGGCGGGCTGTCCGTGGTGGTCGCCCAGGCCCCGTCGCTGCCGTGGGATTTGGGCGATACTCGCGGCACCGTCATGGTGCGCATGCCCAATCATCCCGTAGCGGTTGAGCTGCTGCGCCAGACCGGTCCCATGGCGGTGTCTTCCGCCAACCTTCATGGCATGGCTGCCCCCACCAGCGTGGAGTCTGCGCGCCAACAACTAGGCGATGCCGTGTCCGTCTACCTCGACGGGGGAGAAGCCACCATTGGCCAGCCCTCCACCATCGTGGACCTGTCTGGGGACCAACCAAGGGTGCTGCGCAGCGGTGCCGTTTCGGCCGAGCGCATCGCGGAGGTCCTAGACATACCAGTCGCGGCGCTGGAGGCCTCCTAG